In Candidatus Aegiribacteria sp., a single genomic region encodes these proteins:
- the rnc gene encoding ribonuclease III produces the protein MTGNPVYEVEEILKYCFHDSNLLKKALTHSSCRNEDSTGRDYERLEFLGDAVLELITREYLLAEYPDESEGDLTRRKIRIVQKENLSKNSRRLGLDRLVHVGRGFVNSGSAIESIAADVLESLIGAIYIDSGLQSAKEFVTREILELSIDTEPLPDARSHLQEYCQAKGMKLPEYMLTGRKGPDHSPVFAVTVSIAGKEAGTGTGLTRKAARERAAEKALEKLERKV, from the coding sequence ATGACCGGAAATCCGGTATATGAAGTTGAAGAGATTCTCAAGTATTGTTTCCATGACAGTAATCTTCTTAAAAAAGCGCTAACACACAGCTCGTGCAGAAATGAAGACAGTACGGGCAGGGATTATGAAAGACTGGAATTTCTGGGCGATGCGGTACTTGAACTTATTACAAGGGAATATCTCCTTGCTGAATACCCTGACGAATCGGAAGGAGATCTGACCAGAAGGAAAATAAGGATAGTTCAGAAGGAAAATCTATCGAAAAATAGCAGAAGACTGGGTCTTGACAGACTGGTTCATGTGGGCAGGGGTTTCGTTAATTCAGGCAGTGCGATAGAATCCATAGCAGCTGATGTTCTTGAGTCTTTAATTGGTGCTATATATATCGACTCAGGGCTTCAATCGGCGAAGGAATTCGTTACAAGGGAGATACTGGAGCTGTCCATCGATACTGAACCGCTTCCCGATGCAAGAAGCCATCTTCAGGAGTACTGCCAGGCAAAGGGCATGAAACTTCCTGAATACATGCTTACCGGCAGAAAGGGACCGGATCATAGCCCGGTTTTTGCAGTAACTGTGAGTATTGCCGGCAAGGAAGCTGGAACCGGCACCGGACTGACCAGGAAAGCAGCGCGAGAGAGGGCTGCTGAAAAGGCATTGGAAAAACTTGAGAGGAAGGTTTGA
- the fabF gene encoding beta-ketoacyl-ACP synthase II — MEKRVVITGAGIIGPVGNTASENWKAALAGRSGIRRMTIVDPEQFTSQIAGEVKDFDPLDYFERKLAKRIDRYTQFAMIAAREAYENSNIINSIEPERLGVIIGSGIGGITTLEREHKIALERGVNRMSPFFCPMMISNIAAGRIGIDVGAKGLNFATVTACASSGHAIAIAADMIKLGRVDAILAGGSEAPLTLTGVGGFCQLKALSTRNDDPKTASRPFDRDRDGFVLAEGGAVVMIEDMEHALNRGVDIIAEISGSGMTCDAFHITAPAENGEGSARAMKIAIEEAGIKPSEVDYINAHGTSTPLNDINESKAIETVFNSENATKIPVSSTKSVTGHMLGAAGAVEAIFTAFALRDGILPPTATLQNPGEGCNLDYVPKEARKADIMYALSNSLGFGGHNVTLALKKYSGE; from the coding sequence ATGGAAAAGCGTGTTGTAATCACTGGCGCCGGCATCATCGGGCCTGTTGGGAATACGGCTTCTGAAAACTGGAAAGCTGCTTTGGCCGGCAGAAGCGGAATTCGGAGAATGACCATCGTTGATCCGGAGCAGTTCACAAGTCAGATTGCCGGAGAGGTAAAGGATTTCGATCCTCTGGATTACTTTGAAAGGAAGCTTGCGAAAAGAATTGACAGGTATACTCAGTTCGCCATGATAGCGGCCCGGGAAGCGTACGAGAACTCGAACATCATTAACAGTATTGAACCCGAAAGACTTGGCGTTATCATAGGGTCCGGTATTGGAGGTATCACAACTCTCGAACGTGAGCATAAAATAGCACTTGAGCGCGGCGTAAACAGGATGAGTCCTTTCTTCTGCCCCATGATGATAAGCAATATAGCCGCCGGAAGAATCGGTATCGATGTTGGGGCAAAGGGACTTAATTTCGCGACCGTTACAGCATGCGCCAGCAGCGGTCATGCCATTGCCATAGCCGCAGACATGATCAAACTGGGAAGAGTGGACGCCATTCTTGCGGGTGGTTCCGAAGCCCCGCTTACACTGACCGGAGTAGGCGGATTCTGCCAGCTTAAAGCCCTTTCAACAAGAAACGACGACCCGAAAACCGCTTCTCGCCCATTCGACCGGGACCGTGACGGTTTCGTTTTAGCTGAAGGCGGAGCTGTAGTGATGATTGAGGATATGGAACATGCACTGAATCGCGGAGTGGACATAATCGCTGAAATCTCGGGTTCCGGCATGACGTGCGATGCATTTCACATTACTGCACCTGCCGAAAACGGGGAAGGCTCAGCCAGGGCTATGAAAATTGCTATTGAGGAAGCAGGTATTAAACCTTCGGAAGTGGATTATATAAATGCTCACGGAACATCGACCCCTTTGAACGATATAAACGAATCAAAAGCTATAGAAACCGTGTTTAACTCCGAGAACGCCACGAAAATACCCGTTTCATCCACCAAATCAGTTACGGGGCATATGCTTGGTGCAGCTGGAGCTGTAGAGGCTATTTTTACCGCTTTCGCACTTAGGGATGGTATTCTGCCTCCTACCGCTACTCTTCAGAATCCTGGCGAAGGTTGTAACCTCGATTACGTGCCTAAAGAAGCCAGGAAAGCCGATATCATGTATGCCCTTTCCAATTCATTGGGTTTCGGCGGGCATAATGTAACACTCGCTCTGAAGAAGTACTCAGGAGAGTAA
- the acpP gene encoding acyl carrier protein, translated as MSLETRVTEIIIDKLGVKPEQVTMEAQFDTDLGADSIDQYELIMGFEDAFGLRIDEDEATKLTTVGKVVEYLKNKDLDD; from the coding sequence ATGTCACTTGAAACCCGTGTAACCGAGATCATAATCGATAAGTTGGGAGTCAAACCCGAGCAGGTAACGATGGAAGCTCAGTTCGATACCGACCTTGGCGCAGATTCCATTGATCAGTACGAACTCATTATGGGATTTGAAGATGCCTTTGGGCTCCGCATCGATGAAGATGAAGCGACCAAACTTACTACGGTTGGTAAAGTTGTTGAGTATTTGAAGAATAAGGATCTTGACGATTAA
- a CDS encoding beta-ketoacyl-ACP reductase, with protein sequence MNRIAVVTGAARGIGYSISRKLVNSGWSVAGCDVLEDDLMAASDKLGDDFSPWVLDVTNEDAVKDVSERIEKELGPVFGLVNNAGITRDGLIMRMKKTDWDTVMNVNLTGAFLMCRAFSRGMLRQKAGSIVNISSVVALLGAAGQANYASTKAGLIGLTRALCREFAVRNIRVNVIAPGFIETEMTRELSREVREDYANRVPVKRMGQPENVADAVHFLLDDVSSYITGVVLPVDGGLTT encoded by the coding sequence ATGAACAGAATTGCAGTTGTAACCGGTGCCGCGAGGGGTATTGGATATTCTATTTCCAGGAAACTTGTTAATTCCGGATGGTCCGTGGCCGGATGTGATGTTCTTGAAGATGATCTTATGGCGGCATCCGATAAACTCGGAGATGATTTCAGCCCCTGGGTTCTTGATGTAACGAACGAAGATGCTGTCAAAGATGTATCCGAGAGGATCGAAAAAGAACTGGGTCCTGTATTCGGTCTCGTGAACAATGCTGGAATCACCCGTGATGGTCTCATTATGCGAATGAAAAAAACTGACTGGGACACTGTCATGAACGTAAATCTTACAGGTGCTTTCCTTATGTGCAGAGCGTTTTCCCGCGGGATGCTGCGCCAGAAAGCGGGATCAATTGTTAATATTTCTTCGGTGGTTGCTCTGCTGGGAGCGGCTGGGCAGGCAAATTACGCTTCTACAAAAGCAGGATTAATAGGCCTGACAAGAGCTTTATGCCGTGAGTTCGCGGTACGGAATATCCGCGTGAACGTGATTGCTCCAGGATTCATCGAAACGGAAATGACCAGAGAACTTTCCAGAGAAGTCAGGGAAGATTATGCAAACAGGGTTCCGGTAAAGAGAATGGGTCAGCCTGAAAATGTTGCTGATGCCGTGCATTTTCTACTTGATGATGTTTCTTCTTATATTACCGGGGTAGTACTTCCGGTAGATGGTGGACTTACAACGTGA
- a CDS encoding ketoacyl-ACP synthase III — protein sequence MGEKVSRNAYIVGTGHNVPDGILTNADLEKIVDTTDEWIVKMTGIKERRKADDSTATSDLVTIAVENAMKEAGWKSEDVQGIIVGTVTPDYYFPSTAALVANNLGMRNIPAYDFEAGCTAFIYGLIQAKAFIESGIMDRMIVVGADCLTKITNWTDRSSCILFGDGAGAVAVSSEGPGGRLGGWHWGSDGSMGQYLFQPAGGTKKPASHESVENNEHTISMEGARIFKYAVRAMHDSCMEALKMDGTEKKDVDLLVSHQANLRIIDATARALELEPEQVYINIQKYGNTSAASIPMALDEAVKDNTIKESSTVVLAAFGAGLTWGGMILHW from the coding sequence ATTGGAGAAAAAGTGAGCAGGAACGCCTATATTGTTGGAACAGGGCACAATGTCCCGGATGGCATATTAACGAATGCCGATCTTGAGAAGATTGTTGATACCACGGATGAGTGGATTGTCAAAATGACGGGCATTAAGGAGCGACGGAAAGCTGACGATTCCACGGCAACCTCCGATCTGGTGACCATAGCCGTTGAAAATGCCATGAAAGAGGCTGGATGGAAATCGGAAGATGTTCAGGGTATTATTGTGGGAACTGTTACTCCTGATTACTATTTCCCCTCAACCGCCGCACTGGTGGCTAACAATCTCGGAATGAGAAATATTCCTGCCTACGATTTCGAAGCCGGCTGTACAGCCTTTATTTACGGACTCATACAGGCAAAAGCGTTCATTGAATCGGGAATCATGGACAGGATGATAGTAGTTGGCGCCGACTGCCTGACCAAAATTACCAACTGGACCGACAGGTCAAGCTGCATACTTTTTGGTGATGGAGCCGGAGCAGTTGCGGTATCTTCCGAAGGACCCGGAGGAAGGCTTGGAGGCTGGCACTGGGGCAGTGATGGCTCCATGGGGCAGTACCTTTTTCAGCCTGCGGGAGGAACGAAAAAACCTGCTTCGCACGAAAGCGTTGAAAACAACGAACATACCATTAGTATGGAAGGTGCACGGATTTTCAAGTACGCCGTAAGGGCAATGCACGATTCGTGCATGGAAGCCCTTAAAATGGATGGAACCGAGAAGAAGGATGTCGACCTTCTTGTATCCCACCAGGCGAATCTTAGAATAATCGACGCAACCGCCAGGGCACTTGAACTTGAGCCCGAACAGGTTTATATAAATATTCAGAAGTATGGCAATACATCCGCGGCTTCCATTCCCATGGCTCTTGACGAGGCAGTGAAGGACAACACGATAAAAGAGTCAAGCACTGTCGTTCTCGCTGCATTCGGCGCGGGACTAACATGGGGCGGGATGATACTGCACTGGTAG
- the plsX gene encoding phosphate acyltransferase PlsX: MIPERMVLPVPEPLNIAVDAMGGDYGPSVIVQGVVKFFSDCRKSVTENVSIKLVGDRDILSRLLSRSGGAKLPLSIQHASQVITMNDHPAEALKNKPDSSMVVMAGLQKKGLVQAMVSPGNTGAMMAASLFALGRIEGVPRPAIAATLPTQNNPTVVLDVGANVGCNARQLFQFALMGEVYSKCVFGIENPRISLLNVGNERTKGPSVIQDVYGMLEDSNLNFLGNIEGDGILKGEADVVVCDGFVGNILLKTFESIADLVGGSLYLEMKRHWASRAGFLLMRHSFSKMWERLDSAEYGGAPLLGLNGVSIVAHGSSTSKAIRNAVVAACDFYRSGVSDMIRKKINISIT, from the coding sequence TTGATTCCGGAAAGAATGGTTCTGCCTGTGCCTGAACCGCTCAATATTGCTGTGGATGCGATGGGGGGGGATTACGGTCCTTCGGTCATCGTCCAGGGGGTTGTCAAGTTCTTCAGTGACTGCAGAAAGTCTGTTACGGAGAATGTATCAATCAAACTCGTCGGTGACAGAGATATTCTGTCGAGGCTTCTGTCACGCAGCGGCGGGGCTAAACTGCCTTTATCAATTCAGCATGCTTCACAGGTTATAACAATGAACGACCATCCGGCCGAAGCTCTCAAGAACAAACCGGACAGTTCAATGGTTGTTATGGCCGGGCTTCAGAAGAAAGGCCTGGTACAGGCCATGGTAAGTCCAGGTAATACCGGAGCCATGATGGCTGCCAGCCTCTTTGCCCTCGGAAGAATAGAGGGTGTTCCCAGACCGGCAATAGCTGCTACATTGCCGACTCAAAACAACCCTACAGTAGTACTCGATGTCGGAGCCAATGTCGGATGTAACGCAAGGCAGCTGTTTCAGTTTGCTCTTATGGGAGAGGTGTATTCGAAATGTGTTTTCGGTATAGAGAACCCGAGGATTTCACTGCTGAATGTAGGCAATGAAAGAACCAAGGGCCCATCCGTGATCCAGGATGTCTACGGGATGCTGGAAGACTCCAATCTGAACTTTCTTGGTAATATAGAAGGTGACGGCATACTCAAAGGTGAGGCCGATGTTGTGGTCTGCGATGGATTTGTAGGAAATATTCTTCTTAAGACTTTTGAGTCAATAGCCGATCTTGTGGGAGGATCACTCTACCTTGAGATGAAGCGTCATTGGGCTTCAAGGGCTGGTTTTCTTCTTATGAGACATTCATTTTCTAAAATGTGGGAAAGACTGGATTCGGCCGAATATGGAGGAGCTCCATTACTCGGCCTGAACGGAGTTTCGATAGTAGCTCACGGCAGCAGTACCTCGAAGGCGATTAGAAATGCTGTGGTTGCCGCATGCGATTTTTATCGAAGCGGGGTCAGCGACATGATCCGGAAGAAAATTAATATTTCGATAACTTAG
- the rpmF gene encoding 50S ribosomal protein L32: MPVPKRRHSSTRRDKRRANDALKEKSTSICPQCGEPRIPHRVCRHCGFYDGRQVIEPKEE, from the coding sequence ATGCCGGTACCAAAAAGAAGACACTCATCTACAAGAAGAGATAAACGCAGAGCAAATGACGCTCTGAAGGAAAAATCTACAAGTATCTGTCCCCAGTGCGGAGAACCCAGAATTCCGCACAGGGTTTGCAGGCACTGTGGATTCTACGACGGCAGGCAGGTCATCGAACCGAAAGAGGAGTAA
- a CDS encoding YceD family protein produces MIFDPEKLVIDMRSLSRGMNSGSFTIPLDRINWGIEDVEPAHDEATIELAVDYKDSVVLCSGRLNADFKIPCARCLEPMLFNICEDISREYTWKLDPSVEQEREIVPRSGELCIFDAVREAILLSIPGKPLCSPDCDGICYN; encoded by the coding sequence ATGATATTCGATCCGGAGAAACTCGTTATCGATATGAGGAGTCTTTCCCGCGGCATGAACAGTGGGAGTTTCACTATACCTCTTGATAGAATTAACTGGGGCATTGAGGATGTGGAACCGGCACACGATGAGGCTACCATTGAGCTGGCAGTGGATTATAAAGATAGCGTTGTTCTATGCAGCGGCAGGCTGAATGCGGATTTTAAAATCCCCTGCGCAAGATGCCTGGAGCCCATGCTGTTCAATATCTGTGAGGATATCAGCCGGGAGTATACCTGGAAGCTTGATCCTTCCGTCGAACAGGAGAGGGAGATAGTACCCCGGTCCGGTGAGCTTTGCATTTTTGATGCTGTTAGGGAAGCAATTTTACTATCAATTCCGGGTAAACCTCTGTGCTCGCCTGACTGTGATGGAATATGTTATAATTGA
- a CDS encoding phosphoglucomutase/phosphomannomutase family protein — MKIKFGTSGWRGIIAQEFTWDRVNQVADAIGLQLKSEGRDSLVIGGDCRFLSPELSEATAERMAGYGFEVLLSSCPCPTPVLSHACRKGGYGGVINFTASHNPPLYNGIKFSPWHGGPADSALTASIERIIEEGGKPDSASGSVISKDLRSDYSRDIQKYLNPEVFMNSGLKVVYDAFSGAGSGLLDRILVDFGVSVRVINGTRDPLFAGRQHPEPGESGTADLSLQVVESRASLGVATDGDADRFGIIDENGSFVSPHDFLPLLLEYLIETKGYSGLAVRSVTTSSLLDRVALAHGMETEITPVGFKYLGARMLEGNVILAGEESGGLSITDHVPEKDGILACLLAAEMVCARRKGLAAQLDDLWKKYGRVHISRTDLRLDDILRQHLKEKYLESDPFDIAGITVDSIDRIDGVRMILKNGDWILIRLSGTEPLARIYVQSDSQEEVDSIMKKVVIGFRGMMGTE; from the coding sequence GTGAAAATTAAATTCGGAACCTCCGGCTGGCGGGGTATCATAGCACAGGAATTTACCTGGGACAGAGTAAACCAGGTAGCGGATGCAATCGGACTGCAGCTGAAAAGCGAGGGACGGGATAGCCTGGTTATCGGAGGCGACTGCCGTTTTCTATCTCCGGAACTCTCCGAGGCCACCGCGGAACGGATGGCCGGATACGGTTTCGAAGTGTTACTTTCCTCCTGTCCCTGCCCGACACCGGTTCTTTCCCATGCCTGCAGGAAGGGTGGTTACGGCGGTGTAATTAATTTTACGGCAAGCCATAACCCTCCCCTTTACAACGGAATTAAATTCAGTCCCTGGCACGGCGGCCCCGCTGACAGCGCTTTAACAGCTTCCATTGAAAGAATCATCGAAGAGGGTGGTAAACCGGACTCCGCTTCCGGTTCAGTTATATCGAAGGATCTTCGAAGTGATTATTCAAGGGATATTCAGAAGTATCTGAATCCTGAAGTCTTCATGAACAGCGGTCTAAAAGTCGTATACGATGCGTTCTCCGGTGCAGGATCAGGTCTTCTTGATCGCATACTGGTTGATTTTGGAGTTTCGGTCCGGGTGATTAACGGAACAAGAGACCCTCTGTTTGCCGGCAGGCAGCATCCCGAACCCGGAGAAAGCGGTACAGCCGATCTTTCACTTCAGGTTGTTGAAAGCAGAGCTTCGCTTGGGGTGGCTACCGACGGTGATGCAGACCGTTTCGGAATAATAGATGAAAACGGTAGTTTCGTTTCACCGCACGATTTTCTCCCCCTTCTTCTCGAATATCTTATAGAAACCAAAGGTTACTCCGGACTTGCAGTCAGATCTGTTACCACCAGCAGCCTTCTTGATAGGGTCGCTCTGGCTCACGGCATGGAAACCGAGATAACTCCTGTAGGTTTCAAGTACCTCGGCGCCAGGATGCTGGAAGGAAATGTAATTCTCGCCGGCGAAGAAAGCGGAGGTCTGTCGATTACGGATCATGTTCCTGAAAAGGATGGGATACTGGCATGCCTTCTTGCGGCGGAAATGGTTTGCGCCAGGCGCAAAGGTCTTGCCGCGCAGCTTGATGACCTGTGGAAAAAGTATGGCAGGGTTCATATATCACGTACGGATCTTCGCCTTGATGACATTCTCAGACAGCATCTTAAGGAGAAGTATCTGGAATCCGATCCATTTGATATCGCTGGCATAACAGTTGATTCCATAGACCGGATTGATGGGGTAAGGATGATCCTGAAAAACGGCGATTGGATACTTATCAGGTTGTCCGGTACGGAACCGCTGGCAAGAATATACGTCCAGTCAGATTCACAGGAGGAAGTGGATTCGATTATGAAGAAAGTTGTTATAGGATTCCGCGGAATGATGGGTACGGAATGA
- a CDS encoding S41 family peptidase: MKKFLPGWIAVILAAGLLISGGLMILPSAIAYDAVSTNSSLELFMDVFSRTSVTYVDSVDSKELIEAALRGMLESLDPNSILLNPEDYENLRINLSGSFEGVGITIGIRDEWLTVISPVEGTPAFRAGMKAGDKIVEIDGISTEGITTTEAVIQIRGPQGSTVDLTVVRPGLPDSLDFEIERDVVDLPSVTAGFMIDDETGYIRLSRFGEESSKEVRNALQDVVEEGAENLIFDLRGNPGGLFTAAVEVADFFLPSGTLVVSTRGNAVGEDNYYTVSKRSFTGNVVVLVDGGSASSSEIVAGALQDNEAATLIGTRTFGKGSVQTLMDLGEFPDIGHYGVKLTTARYFTPDGRSIDRTMGDDFGGIIEEDSLADWGIVPDITMDFSEVSGSLPVELFTGSIFFKYATDYVLDHEIEDDFWPDSTCVADFRNYLNEEGFEWEDGEFEDNLFYIEKALFAEIASRSWDREMYHRMMSPHDETVQRALQYFRDGE, translated from the coding sequence ATGAAAAAATTCCTGCCAGGCTGGATTGCCGTTATACTTGCAGCCGGACTTCTGATTTCCGGCGGATTGATGATTCTTCCCTCCGCTATAGCGTACGATGCGGTTTCTACGAATTCTTCCCTCGAACTGTTCATGGACGTGTTCTCAAGAACATCCGTTACATATGTTGATTCAGTAGATTCCAAGGAACTCATAGAGGCCGCTTTGAGAGGGATGCTGGAATCACTTGATCCAAACAGTATTCTTCTCAATCCAGAGGATTACGAGAATCTGCGAATTAACCTGTCAGGTTCTTTTGAAGGGGTTGGAATAACCATAGGTATCAGAGATGAGTGGCTGACGGTTATTTCACCGGTTGAGGGAACTCCAGCATTCAGAGCCGGCATGAAAGCCGGGGATAAGATCGTTGAAATTGACGGAATTTCAACAGAAGGGATAACAACAACTGAAGCTGTAATACAGATAAGAGGGCCACAGGGAAGTACGGTGGACCTGACCGTTGTACGACCGGGACTGCCGGATTCCCTTGACTTTGAAATAGAGCGGGATGTTGTGGATCTTCCCTCAGTTACAGCAGGATTCATGATAGATGATGAAACCGGATACATACGCCTTTCCAGGTTCGGTGAAGAATCCTCGAAGGAAGTTCGGAATGCTCTGCAGGATGTTGTTGAAGAGGGTGCTGAAAATTTGATATTCGACCTTAGAGGCAATCCGGGAGGTCTCTTTACCGCAGCAGTAGAAGTAGCTGATTTCTTTCTTCCTTCCGGTACGCTGGTAGTATCCACCAGGGGGAACGCGGTGGGAGAGGACAATTACTACACAGTCAGCAAAAGGAGTTTCACCGGGAATGTTGTTGTTCTTGTTGATGGTGGAAGTGCCAGTTCGTCGGAAATAGTCGCTGGCGCACTGCAGGATAATGAAGCAGCTACACTTATCGGGACCAGAACGTTCGGAAAGGGATCCGTTCAGACATTAATGGACCTGGGCGAATTTCCGGATATCGGGCATTACGGCGTAAAACTTACTACTGCCAGATATTTCACTCCCGATGGGAGAAGTATTGACAGGACCATGGGTGATGACTTCGGTGGCATTATCGAGGAAGATTCTCTGGCAGACTGGGGGATAGTTCCCGATATAACGATGGACTTCAGTGAAGTATCCGGCTCTCTTCCCGTTGAACTGTTCACCGGTTCGATCTTTTTCAAGTACGCTACTGATTACGTTCTCGATCATGAAATTGAAGACGATTTCTGGCCCGACAGCACTTGTGTTGCTGATTTCAGGAATTATCTCAACGAAGAGGGTTTCGAATGGGAAGATGGCGAATTCGAAGATAACCTGTTCTATATAGAAAAAGCGCTTTTCGCGGAAATCGCCTCAAGATCCTGGGATCGAGAGATGTACCATAGAATGATGAGTCCACACGATGAAACCGTTCAGAGAGCTCTGCAGTATTTCAGGGATGGGGAATAG
- the tmk gene encoding dTMP kinase, whose protein sequence is MRNTGFPGSFITFEGVEGAGKSTRCRVLLESLERRGVPVLHTREPGGPPASERIRSILLDPELTVTPLTELMLYLASRSSNVDLVIRPALKNGINVICERYSDATFAYQIGGRNLPEKSVRDADNLATGGLLPDMTILLDLDPEEGLARLQKQGREKDRIELEEISFHHRVREMYLRLAESEDRYLVVDASQEPDIQDRFIENSVMNIISGKCYGGDG, encoded by the coding sequence ATCCGTAATACCGGCTTTCCCGGCAGCTTTATCACTTTTGAGGGAGTTGAGGGAGCCGGCAAATCCACCAGATGCCGCGTGCTTCTTGAAAGTCTTGAACGCAGGGGGGTTCCGGTGCTTCATACCCGTGAACCCGGAGGGCCCCCTGCCTCCGAGAGGATACGTTCAATATTGCTTGATCCTGAATTAACCGTTACTCCTCTCACCGAGTTGATGCTGTACCTTGCCTCGAGATCATCAAATGTTGATCTTGTAATCAGACCGGCACTGAAGAACGGCATTAATGTGATATGCGAGCGCTATTCCGACGCCACTTTCGCATATCAGATTGGAGGACGCAATCTTCCGGAGAAGTCAGTAAGGGATGCTGACAATCTTGCAACCGGAGGTCTTTTACCGGACATGACTATCCTTCTGGATCTTGACCCTGAAGAAGGACTGGCAAGATTGCAGAAGCAGGGCAGGGAAAAGGACCGGATAGAGCTGGAAGAGATCAGTTTCCACCACCGCGTAAGGGAGATGTATCTCAGACTGGCTGAAAGTGAGGACAGGTACCTGGTTGTTGACGCTTCACAGGAACCGGATATTCAGGATCGATTTATCGAAAACAGTGTTATGAATATTATCTCGGGTAAATGTTATGGAGGAGACGGATAA
- a CDS encoding inositol-3-phosphate synthase, with protein MSKKVRVAIIGVGNCASSLVQGVEFYRNASEGQKVPGLMHVNLGGYHISDVEFSAAFDINITKVGKDLSEAILAEPNCTVKLCDVPNLGVKVNRGMTHDGLGKYLKEVIQKAPGPTSDIVGILKETKTDVVVSYLPVGSEEATKWYVEQILDAGCAFVNAIPVFIAGQAYWQKRFRDRGLPVLGDDIKSQVGATILHRVMTRLYEDRGVRLDRTYQLNVGGNTDFLNMLERERLESKKISKTNAVTSQLPGGLDPRNVHIGPSDYIEWLDDRKWCYIRMEGTSFGEVPLNIEAKLEVVDSPNSAGVIIDAVRCAKLALDNGLSGAIEAPSSYFFKSPPVQYYDDKCRRITEEYIGKYHQKKQEKKASEKKSKK; from the coding sequence ATGTCCAAAAAAGTAAGAGTAGCGATAATCGGAGTAGGAAACTGCGCAAGCAGTCTTGTCCAGGGCGTGGAATTCTACAGGAATGCATCTGAGGGTCAAAAAGTTCCAGGGCTTATGCATGTGAACCTGGGAGGATATCACATCAGTGATGTTGAATTTTCGGCTGCTTTCGACATCAATATCACAAAGGTTGGGAAAGACCTCAGCGAAGCCATCCTTGCCGAACCGAACTGTACGGTCAAACTCTGTGATGTACCGAATCTCGGAGTTAAAGTAAACAGGGGAATGACACACGACGGTCTTGGAAAATATCTCAAAGAAGTTATTCAGAAAGCCCCCGGACCAACATCCGATATAGTAGGGATACTGAAAGAAACAAAAACCGATGTTGTCGTCAGCTATCTTCCGGTGGGAAGCGAGGAAGCAACGAAGTGGTACGTGGAACAGATTCTTGATGCCGGTTGTGCGTTCGTTAACGCCATCCCGGTTTTCATAGCCGGACAGGCGTACTGGCAGAAAAGATTCCGCGACCGCGGACTTCCCGTTCTGGGAGATGATATCAAAAGCCAGGTGGGCGCTACCATTCTTCACAGGGTCATGACACGTTTATATGAAGACAGAGGTGTAAGGCTTGACCGCACCTACCAGTTGAATGTCGGGGGAAATACAGATTTCCTTAACATGCTTGAACGGGAAAGACTCGAAAGCAAGAAGATATCCAAAACCAACGCCGTTACCTCCCAGCTTCCCGGCGGCCTTGATCCCAGGAATGTGCACATCGGCCCAAGCGATTACATTGAATGGCTTGACGATAGAAAATGGTGCTACATCCGGATGGAAGGAACAAGCTTTGGAGAAGTTCCTCTGAATATTGAGGCCAAGCTGGAAGTCGTGGACAGCCCTAATTCCGCGGGAGTGATAATCGATGCGGTCAGATGCGCTAAACTTGCTCTTGATAACGGTCTGTCCGGAGCTATTGAGGCTCCTTCATCCTATTTCTTCAAATCCCCTCCTGTTCAGTATTACGATGATAAGTGCAGAAGGATAACAGAAGAGTACATTGGTAAGTACCATCAGAAGAAACAGGAGAAGAAGGCTTCCGAAAAGAAGTCAAAGAAATAG